The Euphorbia lathyris chromosome 2, ddEupLath1.1, whole genome shotgun sequence genome includes a window with the following:
- the LOC136217113 gene encoding uncharacterized protein: MGEAFSIWDEGKRNSCVTLIYEAKFAESYRNVLVTWKKSVENYSLSISVENPLNETRCKIDMRGKKGLKSLEMGEKRVEVFWDFREAKFSENPEPWSKYYVAIVQEEEVVLVVGDMKKEALKRTKKREGMEEAKLLCKKEYIYGKKVLSTKVMVDKKEHEVVIELSCGIGEPELSISIDSYEVIHVMNLNWRFRGNENVNITNNGQLQVQVYWDVHDWLFAPASASGTTGNALFIFKEMEKNTFHNNNRTGLWFDHSPLDSTPAFFHVIYASKFD, encoded by the coding sequence ATGGGTGAGGCATTTAGCATTTGGGATGAGGGAAAGAGAAACAGTTGTGTAACCCTAATTTACGAAGCGAAGTTTGCAGAATCATACCGAAATGTATTAGTAACATGGAAGAAAAGCGTTGAAAATTATTCGCTGAGCATTAGTGTGGAAAACCCTTTAAACGAGACAAGATGCAAAATAGACATGAGGGGGAAAAAGGGGTTAAAATCGTTGGAAATGGGGGAAAAAAGAGTAGAGGTATTCTGGGATTTTAGAGAGGCGAAATTCTCAGAGAATCCAGAGCCATGGTCGAAGTATTACGTGGCAATAGTGCAGGAAGAGGAGGTGGTTTTAGTGGTAGGAGATATGAAGAAAGAAGCACTTAAAAGAACAAAGAAGAGAGAGGGAATGGAAGAAGCAAAGTTGTTGTGCAAGAAAGAGTATATTTATGGGAAGAAAGTGTTGTCAACAAAAGTAATGGTGGATAAGAAAGAACATGAAGTAGTTATAGAATTATCGTGTGGAATAGGGGAGCCGGAGCTTTCGATAAGCATAGATAGCTACGAAGTAATACATGTAATGAATTTGAATTGGAGATTTAGAGGGAATGAGAATGTCAACATCACCAATAATGGACAGCTTCAAGTACAAGTGTATTGGGATGTGCATGATTGGTTGTTTGCACCTGCATCTGCATCCGGGACTACTGGGAATGCTTTGTTCATTTTTAAGGAAATGGAGAAAAATACCtttcataataataataggaCTGGTCTATGGTTTGATCATTCTCCTTTGGACTCCACTCCTGCCTTTTTCCATGTCATTTATGCTTCCAAATTTGACTGA